The proteins below are encoded in one region of Patescibacteria group bacterium:
- a CDS encoding flavodoxin family protein, producing MKVLIINGSHRKGNTDIITNKVKEELVINQIETMELVLRDIEIKLPDGCEQCANGGVCPNVKDEFSENIEPAIRDYDIYIIATPTWSDNVTPLTKIFWDRIVSWCSEDKMYLKNKKLAVITHGMANDKSWDNVINWVKSICVWEQCKFGSSLTAKSGGKVGDIELKEGKVKSFVLELIKQ from the coding sequence ATGAAAGTGCTTATAATCAATGGTTCACATAGAAAAGGAAATACGGATATTATTACTAACAAAGTAAAAGAAGAGCTCGTAATCAACCAAATAGAAACAATGGAACTTGTTCTAAGAGATATAGAAATAAAACTTCCCGATGGTTGTGAGCAGTGTGCGAATGGAGGGGTTTGTCCAAATGTAAAAGACGAATTTTCGGAAAATATTGAACCTGCAATAAGAGATTACGATATTTATATTATTGCAACTCCAACTTGGAGTGATAATGTCACACCCCTAACGAAAATATTTTGGGACAGAATTGTTTCTTGGTGTAGCGAAGATAAAATGTATTTAAAGAATAAAAAACTAGCGGTGATAACTCACGGAATGGCAAATGATAAATCCTGGGACAATGTTATAAACTGGGTTAAAAGCATTTGTGTTTGGGAACAATGCAAATTTGGTAGTAGTTTAACTGCAAAATCCGGAGGAAAAGTTGGCGATATTGAACTGAAAGAAGGTAAAGTAAAGAGCTTTGTTTTGGAATTAATAAAGCAATAA
- a CDS encoding rhomboid family intramembrane serine protease, which produces MIPLRDHNYHITTPIITNIIIGLNVVVFLFTLLAPHGLGDYIAYSYSIIPARLDLITLITSQFLHASFGHIIGNMLFLHIFGHSLEDYFGHVKFLLFYLFCGVVAGLGQVAVSPGSLVPILGASGAIAGLMGAYLVLFPYSEVDVFIPFGLFSQTATVSAKFMLLYWVGAQFLYGIGSIGIGGGGIAYTAHIVGFGIGWLIAKKLPPKPEIIPPSSNYWQSRF; this is translated from the coding sequence ATGATACCTTTGCGTGATCACAACTACCACATCACCACTCCCATAATCACCAACATTATAATTGGTCTTAATGTGGTGGTTTTTTTGTTCACACTGCTTGCTCCCCACGGTTTGGGGGATTATATTGCTTACTCGTACTCAATTATCCCCGCTCGTTTAGATTTAATTACCCTTATAACCTCGCAATTTTTGCACGCCAGCTTTGGGCATATTATTGGCAACATGTTGTTTTTACATATCTTTGGCCATAGTTTAGAAGACTATTTCGGGCATGTTAAGTTTTTACTTTTTTACCTTTTTTGTGGGGTTGTGGCCGGTCTTGGTCAAGTTGCGGTTTCTCCAGGGTCGCTAGTTCCAATTCTTGGGGCAAGTGGAGCAATTGCTGGTCTTATGGGGGCTTATTTGGTGCTGTTTCCCTATTCGGAGGTTGATGTGTTTATTCCCTTTGGTTTGTTTTCGCAAACTGCCACGGTTTCGGCAAAGTTTATGCTTTTATATTGGGTTGGAGCGCAATTTTTGTATGGAATTGGATCAATTGGTATTGGCGGGGGTGGAATTGCTTATACAGCGCATATTGTAGGTTTTGGAATAGGTTGGCTTATAGCGAAAAAACTGCCACCCAAGCCCGAAATTATCCCCCCCAGTAGCAACTATTGGCAATCAAGATTTTGA
- a CDS encoding glutamate--tRNA ligase — protein MIITRFAPSPTGILHVGNISQPIFDFVYSRKESGGKFILRIEDTDKTRYVAEGEKAIFDALDWLGLKYDEGPYKQSERLPIYQEHAKQLIDKGRAYYCFCSKERLEQIRKEKQESRLPPMYDRTCRKINPVEAKKRVENGEPFVIRMIIPDNEDLVIKDLLRGDVHFNSDSVDDQVLIKSDGFPTYHLAATVDDHLMGITYVIRGEEWLSSAPKHVLLYRYFGWQEPIWVHLPLFRNLDKSKLSKRKGHTSVFWYKEQGYLPEALINFLALTIWGRDKEKEIFDLDTMIKEFKFEDVRMAAPVFDIVKLDWINGVYIRNLSVEELKNKLIQFDTTIKNLDGMILDKVLPLIKDRLKRLNEFWDLAGYFFNETKTPKEELIKLMLSESKLSAPLTATNLTYLSNLKPAHWIAKEIDEELHKFQKESGTPPRQFFMPIRIALCGGSFSPPLGEVIEVLGKSETLKRIEIAKEMLI, from the coding sequence ATGATAATAACCAGATTTGCCCCATCCCCCACGGGAATTTTGCATGTGGGTAATATCTCACAACCAATTTTTGATTTTGTGTACTCACGAAAGGAATCTGGCGGAAAGTTTATTTTAAGGATTGAGGATACTGACAAAACTAGATATGTTGCCGAAGGAGAAAAAGCAATCTTTGATGCCCTGGACTGGCTGGGTCTCAAGTATGATGAAGGTCCTTATAAACAATCAGAAAGGCTACCAATCTATCAAGAGCACGCCAAACAGTTGATTGATAAGGGTCGGGCTTATTATTGCTTTTGCTCTAAGGAACGGCTGGAACAAATACGAAAGGAAAAACAAGAAAGCAGACTTCCTCCAATGTATGATAGAACCTGTCGCAAAATAAATCCTGTAGAAGCCAAAAAGAGAGTGGAAAATGGGGAACCTTTTGTAATTAGAATGATTATTCCTGATAACGAAGATCTTGTGATTAAAGATTTGCTAAGAGGCGATGTGCACTTTAATTCCGACTCTGTTGACGATCAGGTTTTAATTAAATCCGATGGATTTCCAACCTACCATCTGGCTGCTACAGTGGATGATCATTTGATGGGAATAACGTATGTGATAAGAGGCGAGGAGTGGTTGTCATCAGCTCCCAAACATGTTCTTTTATATCGCTATTTTGGATGGCAGGAGCCTATTTGGGTTCATCTGCCATTATTTAGAAATTTGGATAAAAGTAAACTTTCTAAACGCAAAGGTCACACTTCGGTTTTTTGGTACAAGGAACAGGGTTACCTTCCAGAGGCTTTAATTAACTTTTTGGCACTAACTATTTGGGGCAGAGATAAAGAAAAAGAAATTTTTGATTTGGATACCATGATTAAAGAATTTAAATTTGAGGATGTTCGGATGGCTGCCCCTGTTTTTGATATTGTAAAACTTGATTGGATAAACGGCGTTTATATTAGAAACCTTTCTGTTGAGGAATTAAAAAACAAATTAATTCAATTCGATACTACAATTAAAAATCTTGATGGGATGATATTGGATAAAGTGTTACCTCTTATTAAAGACCGCCTAAAACGACTTAATGAATTTTGGGATTTGGCGGGGTATTTTTTTAATGAGACAAAAACGCCTAAGGAGGAGCTGATAAAATTAATGCTTTCAGAATCAAAATTGTCGGCTCCCTTAACCGCAACTAACTTAACTTACTTAAGCAACTTAAAGCCCGCTCATTGGATTGCCAAAGAGATTGACGAAGAGCTTCACAAGTTCCAAAAAGAATCGGGGACACCTCCCCGCCAGTTTTTTATGCCTATTCGAATTGCTCTTTGTGGCGGTTCTTTCTCTCCTCCGCTTGGAGAAGTAATAGAAGTGCTCGGAAAATCTGAAACCCTAAAAAGAATCGAAATTGCTAAAGAGATGTTGATTTAG
- a CDS encoding glycosyltransferase: protein MQNIVICGGHHNSALPLAKKFKENGYQVIFVGHKTTQKNNRELSSEYKEVTGYGFSFVNLIAPKFYRNKNPLKYFLLIFSLVNALAILIKYHPKLVLSYGGYLAVPVCLVAKVLQVKIATHEQTVTIGMANKLIAKVADKVFLSWSTTISLGEKYHFVGLPLREEILSILPRKKYGEFRTLFITGGKQASHIFNEFVFANIDNLVSQFRIIHQTAKNSQNNDYSLAQILMEKYGKNKYLAFDYCYGEDYSKVLQESDFLLSRSGAHITYEMAHLKIPAILVPIPWVSQNEQMLNAQTAKNYFPSVILEEKDLNWENFIDSATKLKEITHQDKHYKTVPTDAGEKMFEILSSNL, encoded by the coding sequence ATGCAAAACATTGTTATCTGTGGGGGACACCACAATTCTGCCTTACCACTAGCCAAAAAATTTAAAGAAAATGGTTACCAGGTAATTTTCGTGGGGCACAAAACCACGCAAAAAAATAATCGCGAATTGAGTAGTGAGTATAAAGAAGTTACTGGATACGGTTTTTCGTTTGTAAATCTTATTGCACCCAAATTCTATAGAAACAAAAATCCCCTAAAATATTTTCTATTGATATTTTCTCTGGTCAATGCTCTTGCGATTTTAATTAAATATCATCCTAAACTGGTTTTAAGTTACGGGGGGTATTTGGCGGTTCCAGTATGTTTAGTTGCAAAAGTATTGCAAGTTAAGATTGCTACTCACGAGCAAACAGTAACTATTGGAATGGCGAATAAACTAATTGCTAAAGTTGCAGATAAAGTTTTTCTCTCATGGTCCACGACCATTTCCCTTGGTGAGAAATATCACTTCGTTGGTTTACCGTTACGGGAAGAAATACTTTCTATCCTACCCCGCAAAAAATACGGTGAGTTTAGGACATTATTTATTACTGGTGGAAAACAGGCAAGCCATATTTTTAATGAGTTTGTATTTGCCAATATTGATAACTTGGTATCTCAATTTAGAATTATCCATCAAACAGCTAAGAATTCCCAAAACAACGACTATAGCCTAGCGCAAATCTTGATGGAAAAATACGGTAAAAATAAATATTTGGCGTTTGATTATTGTTACGGGGAAGACTACAGCAAAGTGCTACAAGAATCCGATTTTTTGCTCTCGCGATCGGGGGCTCACATTACTTACGAAATGGCTCATCTTAAAATTCCAGCAATTTTAGTTCCTATTCCTTGGGTTTCGCAAAACGAGCAAATGTTAAATGCCCAAACGGCAAAAAACTATTTTCCTAGTGTAATTTTGGAGGAGAAAGATTTAAATTGGGAAAATTTCATCGATTCCGCTACAAAGTTAAAAGAAATTACACATCAAGATAAACATTACAAGACTGTACCAACAGATGCTGGGGAGAAAATGTTTGAGATTTTGTCATCTAATTTATGA
- a CDS encoding phosphatase PAP2 family protein, which translates to MTYSKKILLNLTLLSLFVLLTLAVLTGKTHSFDQSFSFFVYSLRTSLLTTVMSVISFLGDIYAGIVISLLVVLFLVIKKHQRDAVIFSLSLIIVEIANHALKLIFMIPRPNVSALTVLHDFSYPSGHAMNNIFLYGMIVYYISRYGKSRSIKLYSVMGVCIWVTLIGFSRVYLGVHYPTDVLAGYLVGLWSLTTVLIVPTILTKKNWLSKSGLSHLGQFQ; encoded by the coding sequence ATGACTTACTCAAAAAAGATTCTTCTAAATCTAACTCTCCTCTCATTATTCGTTCTGCTAACGCTTGCTGTTTTAACAGGAAAAACACACAGCTTTGATCAATCGTTCTCATTTTTTGTTTATTCTTTACGAACATCACTTTTGACGACTGTGATGTCTGTGATTTCTTTCCTCGGTGACATATACGCTGGGATAGTGATATCACTTTTGGTAGTTTTATTTTTAGTTATTAAAAAACACCAAAGAGATGCAGTGATTTTTTCCCTGTCGCTAATAATTGTGGAAATAGCAAACCACGCACTAAAATTAATTTTTATGATACCGCGCCCAAATGTTTCCGCTTTGACGGTACTACACGATTTTTCCTACCCCTCGGGTCATGCTATGAACAATATTTTTCTTTATGGAATGATTGTTTATTACATTTCCCGTTACGGTAAAAGCAGATCGATTAAATTATATTCCGTAATGGGTGTCTGTATTTGGGTTACACTAATCGGATTTAGCCGAGTTTATTTAGGCGTCCATTACCCAACTGATGTCTTAGCCGGATACTTGGTCGGTCTCTGGTCTCTAACTACAGTTTTGATAGTTCCCACGATACTTACTAAAAAGAACTGGTTGTCTAAATCGGGTCTGTCCCATTTGGGACAATTCCAATAA
- a CDS encoding GIY-YIG nuclease family protein, with amino-acid sequence MHYIYLVRCVDNSLYCGQTTDLSRRVNEHNFDGKKSAKYTKGRRPVILVYSEEFATFSEALKRELKIKRLPKAKKEVLVNSGYSHEKRNYFIGIVPNGTDPI; translated from the coding sequence ATGCACTATATCTATCTGGTGCGTTGTGTGGATAATTCCTTGTACTGTGGGCAAACCACGGATTTGTCTCGTCGTGTCAATGAGCATAATTTTGATGGTAAAAAATCTGCCAAGTACACCAAAGGCAGAAGACCAGTAATTCTCGTCTATTCTGAAGAATTTGCCACATTCTCTGAAGCCTTAAAACGGGAATTAAAAATTAAACGCCTTCCAAAAGCAAAAAAGGAGGTCTTGGTTAATTCGGGATACTCCCATGAAAAACGCAATTATTTTATTGGAATTGTCCCAAATGGGACAGACCCGATTTAG
- a CDS encoding nucleotidyl transferase AbiEii/AbiGii toxin family protein has protein sequence MFPKALNETTRKNLALLGKSGLAKDFYLAGGSSLALNLGHRISEDLDFFSNKNFDLFQIVNSLSSLGTLTVDVQTTKTFLGNFNGTKLSFFYYELPLLKPTDDFLGISIANPVDVGCMKLDAISGRGLKKDFVDLYFITQEVIPLDGLLEMFREKVAKKNYNFIHLAKSLTYFDDAQDKVTMLKDYDWEKIKRFFLKKSQTVFS, from the coding sequence ATGTTTCCAAAAGCCCTTAACGAAACAACTAGAAAAAATCTGGCCTTATTAGGCAAATCGGGTCTTGCCAAAGATTTTTACCTTGCGGGAGGTAGCTCTCTGGCGTTAAACCTAGGTCATCGAATTTCGGAGGATTTGGACTTTTTCTCCAACAAAAATTTTGATCTGTTCCAAATTGTTAATTCCCTTTCTTCCCTTGGAACTTTAACTGTAGATGTGCAAACCACAAAAACATTCTTGGGCAATTTTAATGGGACAAAATTAAGCTTTTTTTATTACGAGTTGCCTCTTCTAAAACCCACAGATGATTTTTTAGGTATTAGCATTGCAAACCCAGTAGATGTTGGGTGTATGAAATTGGATGCTATTTCGGGTCGAGGACTTAAAAAAGATTTTGTGGACCTTTATTTTATAACCCAAGAAGTTATTCCACTTGATGGGTTATTAGAAATGTTTAGAGAAAAGGTTGCCAAAAAAAATTATAACTTTATCCATTTGGCTAAAAGTTTAACTTATTTTGATGACGCTCAAGATAAGGTTACAATGTTAAAAGACTACGATTGGGAGAAAATAAAACGATTCTTTCTTAAAAAGTCTCAAACCGTTTTCTCATGA
- a CDS encoding nucleotidyltransferase domain-containing protein, which produces MISRQKIEKIREICQSQPIEFLGLFGSMARQEQTKTSDVDLLIRYQNTSHPSISDHVRIEDQLENALKRNVDLVTEKSLNERLKPYVYKDLITIYGKR; this is translated from the coding sequence ATGATATCAAGACAAAAGATAGAAAAAATTAGAGAAATTTGTCAGTCACAACCAATTGAATTTTTGGGTCTTTTTGGTTCCATGGCAAGGCAGGAACAAACCAAAACCAGCGATGTAGACTTACTTATAAGGTATCAAAATACCAGCCATCCAAGTATTTCCGACCATGTAAGAATAGAAGATCAGTTAGAAAATGCTTTAAAAAGAAATGTTGATTTGGTAACCGAAAAATCTTTAAACGAGAGGTTAAAACCCTATGTTTACAAAGACCTTATAACCATATATGGAAAAAGATGA
- a CDS encoding bis-aminopropyl spermidine synthase family protein has protein sequence MEKIIGQLAQQTGLKEAEVEGVLNLIKSAGKLEFSDLILQTGVPEATLQNLLTKINGLPKEFINNNDFSPYIWSLVNFDDVAIEESIKIVREKHKLTAKREYDQFFATPKTSVAKSLIMKTKGALDKKRLLILGDDDLVSLTANLVGKPSLTTVYEIDPDIIKIINDEKESRGWEIKIVEADLRKPLRSAGNFDTVITDPPYTPMGITLFLRRAIEGLQKGEGKYIFLCFGASFKTNERFLKIQEIINSFNLVIEDKIDKFNHYFGAKSIGSASSIYVLRTTNTTTADSIYYNEKDIYTYQNTSVAKFPYIEHHTLRLFEIPIKVLENKKELIARLEKVLKDLKLNAVTSSYKKFPGGGITINFVLSQSNMTIHTWPELMLLHVDILTCSPIQSRNSIPQIFSTYFETKSLEYKRLE, from the coding sequence ATGGAAAAAATAATCGGACAACTAGCACAACAAACAGGGCTTAAAGAAGCCGAGGTGGAAGGTGTTCTAAATTTAATTAAAAGTGCTGGAAAATTAGAGTTCTCCGATTTGATTCTACAAACTGGCGTTCCCGAAGCGACTCTCCAAAACTTATTGACCAAGATTAACGGGCTTCCTAAAGAATTCATCAACAATAACGATTTTTCTCCCTACATTTGGAGTCTAGTAAACTTTGATGATGTAGCGATTGAAGAGTCGATTAAAATCGTAAGAGAAAAACACAAACTTACTGCCAAAAGAGAATACGACCAGTTTTTTGCCACCCCCAAAACTTCGGTTGCCAAATCCCTGATCATGAAAACCAAGGGGGCGTTAGACAAAAAAAGGCTACTGATACTGGGCGACGACGATTTGGTCTCGCTTACAGCAAATTTAGTTGGAAAGCCCAGTCTTACCACAGTTTACGAAATTGATCCCGATATCATTAAAATTATCAATGATGAGAAGGAATCTCGTGGTTGGGAGATAAAAATAGTCGAAGCAGACTTAAGAAAACCTTTAAGATCAGCAGGAAATTTTGACACTGTAATTACCGACCCACCCTATACCCCCATGGGAATTACCCTCTTTTTAAGGCGGGCTATTGAGGGTTTACAAAAAGGTGAGGGAAAATACATTTTTTTATGTTTTGGAGCAAGCTTTAAGACGAACGAGAGGTTTCTAAAAATTCAAGAGATTATCAATTCTTTTAATTTAGTCATCGAAGATAAAATTGACAAATTTAACCACTATTTTGGAGCAAAGAGCATTGGAAGCGCAAGCTCAATTTATGTTTTAAGAACAACTAACACCACGACGGCAGATTCTATTTATTACAATGAGAAAGATATTTATACCTACCAAAATACCAGCGTTGCAAAATTTCCTTATATTGAGCACCACACCCTAAGACTCTTTGAGATTCCAATTAAGGTTTTGGAAAATAAAAAGGAATTGATTGCAAGGCTAGAGAAAGTTTTAAAGGACCTTAAATTAAACGCTGTTACCAGCTCCTACAAAAAATTTCCTGGGGGCGGAATTACAATTAATTTTGTGCTTAGTCAAAGCAATATGACCATTCACACCTGGCCAGAACTTATGCTTTTGCATGTGGATATTTTGACCTGTTCCCCTATTCAATCTCGCAACAGCATCCCACAAATTTTCTCCACCTACTTTGAAACAAAATCGCTAGAATATAAGAGGTTGGAATAG
- a CDS encoding DUF4012 domain-containing protein: MPPQSSSVLIARGNNLVGRKLTERLLSSGFKVSLTATPSPLEEIKLKPFLDNPNFKLLALGNIEKIKKECNDTKVIYYFINEAQLDPKETQDFDNILNFAVTIKARVILVSDLSVYQGVVSSASLDEYFGTSENDEKRFSQVEHKRYLEAVAWKVFKNKQLDLALVRLSTVYGSQMEFTQYPMGSMVKDVLENRPIVVKGNGLSKHYFMHVDDATEALIKVSSLSDFSGKILVAIDKNLVAEIEIAYLLKALSKKKIEIKFTPATDEIVFTEPPALDFVDLKTVGFSPKISLKEGLMGVLEYYGFFNSLPIVEQVLPQASSSSKSSLEGVEGDKKEQKDKVGKVRFALISIVLFALLAHPLVYTAKAYFGISYFYKSLNFLNELDVEKAQYNAARAYSLLKQTSKPPAYLNYLQLSSFLKVHLYAVTAEINYLKAYDAFPANYEESVAYTTLADTNLSLAQTESKKVSQNFLKSKMNQLLNLNSLSVLTSNLPDLVKSLYQIMGYDKPKSYILLFTDTAKLRPTGGTIVSYAKVSLDKGKVISVDVDDGKAVDGTLQEKDLQTKSPEPLEVLQKEPNFVFSDMLWEPFFPSNAGFILDTFNNMDRKEYSGVVSLNSQIFSELLNVTGEIYVSANDRLVNANNVQGVLKSYLEQEGNGVSFGNKSFVSNLVYNIFQKLLEGGYSQKHLLSILYKNLSQKQILAYIPQTSFFSKMNWDGNTQAASRADYLFVVDANLSGARTNDFIKRDISYIVNKSDVGDGLSSTLTIGYGHTGKSNAWPGGSYVNYLRVLVPYGSKVVGAKIIDATSQKSTNILNGIATNKKGFLTSFETSFEIKAQEKIKVQLVYDLPLTVFDSSRIEKGYSLVVQKQSGTVADPFNFVFNAGAESFKSQTLLSEDRYFDIKP, encoded by the coding sequence ATGCCCCCGCAAAGTTCTAGCGTACTCATTGCAAGAGGAAATAATTTAGTTGGTCGCAAGCTTACCGAAAGGCTGCTTAGTAGTGGCTTTAAAGTTAGTCTAACTGCTACCCCATCACCTTTAGAAGAAATAAAGCTAAAGCCTTTTTTAGATAATCCCAATTTTAAACTTTTAGCTTTAGGCAATATCGAAAAGATTAAAAAGGAATGCAACGATACCAAAGTTATCTACTATTTTATTAATGAGGCACAGCTCGATCCTAAAGAAACCCAAGATTTTGACAATATCCTAAATTTTGCAGTAACAATCAAAGCTCGGGTTATTTTAGTGTCTGATTTGTCTGTCTATCAGGGTGTTGTTTCATCTGCCAGCTTAGATGAATATTTTGGTACCAGCGAAAACGACGAAAAAAGATTTTCTCAAGTAGAGCATAAAAGATATTTGGAGGCGGTGGCATGGAAAGTCTTTAAGAACAAACAATTAGACTTAGCTTTAGTTCGGCTATCTACTGTTTACGGTTCCCAAATGGAATTTACCCAGTATCCAATGGGTTCTATGGTTAAAGATGTGTTAGAAAACCGCCCAATTGTGGTAAAGGGTAATGGGCTTTCGAAGCACTACTTTATGCATGTTGATGATGCAACAGAAGCGTTAATTAAAGTTTCTAGTCTTAGCGACTTTTCGGGAAAAATTTTAGTTGCAATTGACAAAAATCTTGTTGCCGAAATAGAAATTGCCTATCTGTTAAAAGCACTATCCAAAAAGAAAATCGAAATTAAATTTACTCCTGCAACAGACGAAATTGTGTTTACCGAACCACCCGCCTTAGATTTTGTGGATCTAAAAACAGTAGGTTTTTCTCCCAAAATTTCTTTAAAAGAAGGGCTTATGGGGGTGCTAGAGTACTACGGTTTTTTTAATTCTCTTCCCATTGTGGAACAAGTCTTACCACAGGCTAGCTCAAGTTCAAAAAGTTCCTTGGAAGGGGTAGAGGGGGATAAGAAAGAGCAGAAGGATAAGGTAGGGAAGGTTAGGTTTGCTTTAATTTCAATTGTTCTTTTTGCTCTGCTTGCACACCCATTAGTTTATACAGCTAAAGCTTATTTCGGGATTTCCTATTTTTACAAGTCTCTTAATTTTTTAAATGAATTAGATGTCGAAAAAGCGCAGTACAATGCTGCAAGAGCTTATAGCTTGCTCAAGCAAACATCCAAACCTCCTGCCTATTTAAATTACTTGCAGTTATCTAGCTTTCTAAAGGTCCATCTTTATGCGGTAACAGCAGAGATTAATTATTTAAAAGCTTATGATGCTTTTCCTGCAAATTACGAGGAGTCCGTTGCTTATACAACACTTGCTGACACCAATTTAAGTCTGGCGCAAACAGAAAGTAAAAAGGTTTCCCAAAATTTCTTAAAGTCAAAAATGAACCAGCTTTTAAATCTTAATAGCTTATCAGTTTTGACCTCTAACCTTCCAGATCTTGTTAAGTCTTTGTATCAAATTATGGGATACGATAAACCAAAGTCGTACATCTTGTTATTTACCGATACCGCAAAACTGCGACCTACGGGAGGTACAATTGTTTCTTATGCCAAAGTATCTTTGGATAAAGGAAAGGTTATAAGTGTAGATGTAGATGATGGGAAAGCTGTGGATGGTACGCTACAAGAAAAGGACCTTCAAACAAAATCCCCCGAGCCTCTAGAGGTCTTACAGAAAGAACCAAATTTTGTCTTTTCTGACATGTTATGGGAACCCTTTTTTCCAAGCAACGCAGGTTTTATTTTAGATACATTTAACAATATGGATAGAAAGGAATATTCGGGGGTGGTATCTTTAAATTCTCAAATATTTAGCGAGTTGCTAAATGTAACTGGTGAAATTTATGTTTCCGCCAACGATCGATTGGTAAACGCGAACAATGTTCAAGGGGTGCTTAAATCGTATTTGGAGCAAGAAGGCAACGGTGTTAGTTTTGGGAATAAGTCTTTTGTTTCCAATTTAGTTTACAATATTTTCCAAAAGCTTCTAGAAGGAGGTTACTCCCAAAAACACCTCCTTAGTATTTTGTACAAAAATTTAAGCCAAAAGCAAATTTTGGCTTACATTCCGCAGACCTCATTTTTTTCCAAAATGAATTGGGATGGAAACACTCAAGCGGCGTCCCGCGCCGACTATCTTTTTGTTGTAGATGCTAACCTGTCGGGGGCAAGAACTAACGATTTTATTAAAAGGGATATCTCTTATATTGTTAACAAATCCGATGTTGGTGACGGTCTTTCGTCGACCCTTACAATAGGCTATGGGCATACGGGAAAATCCAATGCTTGGCCCGGCGGATCGTATGTAAATTACTTAAGGGTTCTTGTTCCTTATGGATCAAAAGTGGTAGGCGCTAAAATAATTGATGCTACCAGCCAAAAAAGTACAAATATTTTAAACGGGATTGCTACAAACAAAAAAGGGTTTCTGACCAGTTTTGAGACAAGCTTTGAAATTAAAGCTCAAGAAAAAATTAAAGTGCAATTAGTCTACGATTTACCACTTACAGTTTTTGATTCATCCCGTATCGAAAAAGGTTATTCGTTGGTAGTTCAAAAACAATCGGGAACGGTAGCCGACCCTTTTAATTTTGTTTTTAATGCAGGTGCCGAATCGTTTAAGTCTCAAACGCTTTTAAGCGAGGACAGATATTTTGACATTAAACCTTAG